One genomic segment of Mytilus trossulus isolate FHL-02 chromosome 4, PNRI_Mtr1.1.1.hap1, whole genome shotgun sequence includes these proteins:
- the LOC134714102 gene encoding ctenidin-1-like isoform X1, translating to MKIAICLFLAICSAVSASYKGGYGGYGGYGGGGYGGGGYGVGGYGGGGYGGGGYGYGLGGGYGVGGGYGGYGGGSYVGAGHVYVVRGGPYYGGYGGGFGGGYGGGYGGGYGGGYGGGLGYGGGYGYGGYGGGGYGGGYGSSKKGGYY from the exons ATGAAGATCGCAATCTGTCTATTCCTTGCTATCTGTAGCGCTGTAAGCGCCTCCTATAAAGGTGGATATGGAGGATATGGTGGATACGGAGGTGGTGGATATGGCGGCGGTGGATATGGAGTAGGTGGATATGGAGGAGGTGGATACGGCGGTGGAGGATATGGATATGGACTAGGAGGTGGATATGGAGTAGGAGGTGGATATGGAGGATACGGAGGTGGATCATACGTAGGAGCCGGACACGTATACGTTGTTAGAGGAGGACCATATTATGGCGGTTATGGTGGAGGATTTGGCGGCGGATACGGAGGTGGATATGGTGGTGGATATGGTGGTGGATACGGAGGTGGATTAGGATATGGTGGTGGATACGGATACGGTGGATACGGTGGTGGTGGATACGGCGGTGGTTATGGTAGTTCAAAGAAAG GCGGTTATTATTGA
- the LOC134714102 gene encoding uncharacterized protein LOC134714102 isoform X2, translating into MKIAICLFLAICSAVSASYKGGYGGYGGYGGGGYGGGGYGVGGYGGGGYGGGGYGYGLGGGYGVGGGYGGYGGGSYVGAGHVYVVRGGPYYGGYGGGFGGGYGGGYGGGYGGGYGYGGYGGGGYGGGYGSSKKGGYY; encoded by the exons ATGAAGATCGCAATCTGTCTATTCCTTGCTATCTGTAGCGCTGTAAGCGCCTCCTATAAAGGTGGATATGGAGGATATGGTGGATACGGAGGTGGTGGATATGGCGGCGGTGGATATGGAGTAGGTGGATATGGAGGAGGTGGATACGGCGGTGGAGGATATGGATATGGACTAGGAGGTGGATATGGAGTAGGAGGTGGATATGGAGGATACGGAGGTGGATCATACGTAGGAGCCGGACACGTATACGTTGTTAGAGGAGGACCATATTATGGCGGTTATGGTGGAGGATTTGGCGGCGGATACGGAGGTGGATATGGTGGTGGATATGGTGGTGGATACGGA TACGGTGGATACGGTGGTGGTGGATACGGCGGTGGTTATGGTAGTTCAAAGAAAG GCGGTTATTATTGA